The sequence below is a genomic window from Theobroma cacao cultivar B97-61/B2 chromosome 6, Criollo_cocoa_genome_V2, whole genome shotgun sequence.
AGATATCCCAGTTGGTACAGAGTGCCCTTGATGGATATAAGGTGATTTTGCAATTCTATCCTTTAGTTTTTGCAAGTTTAAGCAAGTCATTTTACTGCATTAGAACTGTAATCTACGGTGGGTAATGATCTTTTGTTTCAAAGTTGAGGAACATCTGAGTTTAAAGCTAATTGATTTCTTGTGCATatgacttttcttctttgaagcTGAATTCTACAACGTCTATGATGTTAGTTCAGTTATAAAATCTGTTGTAGTTGTCTACGATTGCTATCTGATCTGCATTATTTTCCCTTTGATACAAAGGAAATATGCATTCATAGATTGTTGGTTGGTTGTTTTGTTTGGCAGGTTTGCATATTTGCTTATGGACAGACAGGTTCAGGTAAGACTTACACCATGATGGGAAGGCCAGAAGCCCCAGAACAAAAAGGTTTGATACCGCGTTCATTGGAACAGATATTCCAAATTAGTCAGTCACTGCAAGCACAGGGATGGAAATACAAAATGCAGGTAATTCATTTGGAATCCTGATTTTCACTTATTACATTGACTAATCATGGTTTTAACCATctctttataaaatttttaggcTTCAATGTTGGAAATATACAATGAAACCATACGTGATTTGTTATCAACCAATCGATCAATTTGTTCAGATCCAACACGCCCAGAAAGTGCAGTTTCTGGAAAGCAGTACACCATTAAACATGATGCAAATGGCAATACACATGTCAGTGACCTGACCATTGTTGATGTTAGTAGCATAGCTGAGATTTCCTCACTTTTACGCCAGGCTGCTCAAAGCAGGTAAAATTGCTTAGAGTTTTGGTGATTATTGCCATAATATTTGTGTAGGTTATGTCTTGCGTTTTGCGTCTACCCTAGTTGGAATATGTTTCTACAAAGTTATGTTGGAATTAAAATTGTGCCTGAAATTATTTCCCAATTGAATGATTTTGGATGGCAAGAATTAGTTCCATTTAAGCTACATGATGTTACAAACAATCaattgtttaaattataaaacttgaagcaaaaacaagaaaagattgTCTCTAATATTTAATGCATTATGTGAGAATTGTTGTCAATGACCATGTAATGGTACAATTTGGATGTTCAAGGGGGTTATGGTTTTCTGCTCTGCAGGTCTGTGGGCAGGACGCATATGAATGAGCAATCGTCCAGAAGTCACATGGTTTTCACACTAAGGATATCAGGGGTGAACGAGGTCAAGATCCTTCCTTCGATTGCCTTCAAATTGAATCTCTTCATAAGCCCTCTTTCCTCTGTAACACTGacatttcttttccttttcttctgtTAGGGCACGGAGCAACAAGTGCAGGGTGTCTTGAACCTCATTGATCTTGCAGGAAGTGAGCGACTGTCAAGGAGTGGTGCCACTGGAGATCGGTTGAAGGAGACTCAGGTGATTAAAGTACCACTGTACTTGTCTGTTCCATAAATTGTTCTTATGATTATACTGACCTCTTTCCATACAAACCAGGCCATCAACAAGAGCTTATCATCATTGAGTGATGTCATATTTGCCTTGGCAAAGAAGGAGGATCATGTGCCTTTTAGGAATTCCAAGCTGACATATCTTCTCCAGGTAAAATGCTCTTGAAGAAGTTATCATCTTTATTTCCATCCATGACCAGCCTCCGAGGATTTCCTTCTGAAATATATTTCCCTCCATAAACAGCCTTGTCTCGGTGGAGATTCGAAAACCCTTATGTTTGTGAACGTATCGCCGGACCCTTCCTCCGTGGGCGAGTCGCTGTGCTCTCTCCGCTTTGCTGCAAGAGTAAACGCATGCGAAATCGGAGTTCCCCGCCGTCAGATGACCTTGCGACCAGCCGATTCCCGGTTGAGCTGTGGCTAGAAACTATCTCTTATCAAACATTCATTCTTTTTATACAACAGAAGTAACTATATTTAGTAATCGAAGGAAGTTGTAATGAGTGTAATGAAATGACGTATGCCTTGGGGGGGTTTGTATCATCAACTTGTAGAGGTTCTGCTTGAGCTTACTACTAATCTGTATTCTTAGATTTATGCTGTGTTTCTGATTGGTTTTATGACTTATGACAAAAGGTAATCTCTTTCCATTGTTGTATGGTAAAAGTTCATCATTTGATGAATACAGAAACAGAGGAATTCTATGTGACATTTGGTGGGCGCCCGTCGTTTTGAGGTCGACGACAGAACCAAATATCCCATTAGCAATAGAATTCTGGGTTGAGAAGTGGAGAGGGAAGGCgacaattttttcttttttacgtGAAAGGGAATAATTTTGGGAGATATTGACGTgggagaaaacaaaataaagcaGATAAGTATGCAAAAATAGGAATTAATAAAGGTAGAAGATGACAAAAAACAATACATCTGCTCTGGTTTCAGAAGGCTCCTTTGGTCTTTTCATTCTAGGTTCTTCTAAGAGTTTTAGATTAGGATATTGTTTAGGTTTAAagcatataataataaaaatgaataagatAATGCGGAAAGTGGTGGGCCTACCTTGAAGCTACTCATATTTTTGGTCTGGTTTGaagtcatttttctttgttagCAAGCAGCACCGCAAAGCATCAGAGAGGGGTTTGCCCAAGAAGGTGAAAGAGGAGGAAGAAAGAGATGGAGGGACAAGAGCAGCAGAGCAAGTCTAGAGTTGTGAAGATTGATTCTGTTGAATCCTGGGACTTCTATGTCAACCAAGCCACAAATCAGGGATGCCCAGTAAGCTTTTCAACTCTCTTCACTTTCCATTGTTTAGAAATTCTGTCATTGTTCTTGCAAACAGTCCAAATTCCCTAACTCTCTCgtttatatcttttttttttttttggatttttagtTACCCATCTGCCTCCTTtgaagtgttttttttttatgagagTTTCATATTCATAATTCATGTCTTTGCATACATGGGCTGTTTGTCTCAAAGAAAGGTCTTTTTGATTTCTGTTTTGGCTGGGGATGTTGTAGATTGTTGTGCACTTCACTGCTTCATGGTGTATGCCTTCAGTGGCTATGAACCCCTTTTTTGAAGAACTGGCCTCATCTTTCCAAGATGTTCTGTTTCTCACCGTTGATGTTGATGATGTTAAGGTCAGAAATCTTATGGTCTCTTGATATACTGTTGAGATGTGAGTTTTAATAAATGGGTTACCATTTCAAATGATACTCCACACATGCGAACTAGAATGGAGATGGGAATGTTATTATACAATATGGAGAGAGAGTTCATTATTTTCTCCTTCTTGACCTTTTGATATATGTATTGTTGATTGCAAAGTATTTTGTAACTGTAGCTTTAGATGGTGAAGATGTGCAAGAATCCATGTTCTATTGACTGAATATAATTTTGTGACTGTTGTTTGATATGGTGAAGATGTGTAAGAATCCTCTTTAGAAAGATATGGTTTGGCTCGTAGCTTTTAAGACAATGCTAGTTAGTTGTGAAGCTTGAGGATAAGTATTATCCTTTTGGGAtcaagttgaattttcttatgATTATTAGGTACAATAATGACTGTTAATAGCACTGTGGGCTCCCTGGTTTAAGGTGTttcagtttcttttttttttttaattttttcgaGGAGGGggagaaaatttctttggtgATTTTTGAACACTAGTTCATATTGTGCTCTATTTttcattccatattagttttCTGGTTTGGGCAAGTTGTTTAGCTAGAGAAGGATATCCCTATCACTTTGTTCCCTTGCTTATTTTAATGTGCAGATTGGTTGCTATGCAGCTATACATAtgccatttttaattttcgaGATTTGGTGTGACATGTTATGCCCAAGAACA
It includes:
- the LOC18597042 gene encoding thioredoxin-like protein CXXS1 — translated: MEGQEQQSKSRVVKIDSVESWDFYVNQATNQGCPIVVHFTASWCMPSVAMNPFFEELASSFQDVLFLTVDVDDVKEVATRMEIKAMPTFLLMRGGTVVDKLVGANPEEIRKRIHGFVQSIRVYVA